From a region of the Sulfuriferula plumbiphila genome:
- the rho gene encoding transcription termination factor Rho — protein MHLSDLKQLHVTQLLEMAVENSIEGANRLRKQELIFALLKNQAKKGVSIFGEGTLEVLPDGFGFLRSPDTSYLASPDDIYISPSQIRRFNLHTGDSIEGEIRIPKDGERYFALVKVDKVNGESPENSKNKILFENLTPLFPTQPLLLERDIKAEENITGRIVDMIAPIGKGQRGLLVASPKSGKTVMLQHIAHSIAANHPDVVMIVLLIDERPEEVTEMTRSVRGEVVASTFDEPATRHVQVAEMVIEKAKRLVEHKKDVVILLDSITRLARAYNTVIPSSGKVLTGGVDANALQRPKRFFGAARNIEEGGSLTIIATALIDTGSRMDDVIYEEFKGTGNMEIHLDRRMAEKRLYPAINVNRSGTRREELLIKADVLQKIWVLRKLLYPMDDLEAMEFLLDKVKATKNNADFFDSMRSGR, from the coding sequence ATGCACTTATCTGACCTGAAACAGTTACACGTCACCCAACTGCTGGAAATGGCCGTCGAGAATTCTATCGAGGGCGCCAACCGCTTGCGCAAACAAGAGCTGATCTTCGCCCTGCTCAAAAATCAGGCCAAAAAAGGCGTGAGCATTTTCGGCGAAGGCACCCTGGAAGTGCTGCCGGACGGCTTCGGCTTCCTGCGTTCGCCGGATACCTCATATCTTGCCAGCCCGGACGATATCTACATCTCGCCGTCGCAGATCCGCCGTTTTAACCTGCACACCGGCGACAGCATCGAGGGCGAGATCCGTATCCCCAAGGATGGCGAACGCTACTTTGCCCTGGTCAAGGTGGACAAGGTCAATGGCGAGTCGCCGGAAAACTCCAAGAACAAAATCCTGTTCGAAAACCTCACCCCGCTGTTCCCGACCCAGCCGTTGCTGCTGGAGCGCGACATCAAGGCCGAGGAAAATATCACCGGTCGCATAGTCGACATGATTGCGCCCATCGGCAAGGGCCAGCGCGGCCTGCTGGTGGCCAGCCCGAAATCCGGCAAGACGGTGATGCTGCAGCATATTGCCCACTCCATCGCCGCCAATCACCCGGATGTGGTGATGATCGTGCTGCTGATTGACGAGCGCCCGGAGGAAGTGACCGAAATGACGCGCTCGGTGCGTGGTGAGGTGGTTGCCTCGACCTTTGACGAGCCCGCCACGCGCCATGTGCAGGTGGCGGAAATGGTTATCGAAAAAGCCAAGCGTCTGGTCGAACACAAAAAAGACGTGGTGATCCTGCTCGACTCCATCACGCGTCTGGCACGCGCCTACAATACCGTCATCCCATCCTCCGGCAAGGTGCTCACCGGCGGTGTGGATGCCAATGCCCTGCAGCGCCCCAAGCGCTTTTTCGGTGCGGCACGCAATATCGAAGAAGGCGGCTCGCTCACCATCATTGCCACTGCCCTGATTGACACCGGCAGCCGCATGGATGACGTGATCTACGAGGAGTTCAAGGGCACCGGCAACATGGAAATCCACCTCGACCGGCGCATGGCAGAAAAACGCCTGTACCCGGCGATCAATGTCAACCGTTCCGGCACGCGCCGTGAGGAGTTGCTGATCAAGGCAGACGTGCTGCAAAAAATCTGGGTGCTGCGGAAATTGCTCTACCCGATGGACGATCTGGAAGCGATGGAATTCCTGCTCGACAAGGTCAAGGCCACCAAAAACAACGCTGATTTCTTTGATTCAATGCGCAGCGGACGCTAA
- a CDS encoding PD-(D/E)XK nuclease family protein, translating to MIKCAAQRILAQLADDLPDLSRACVLVPNFHAARRLEQALAAHCGLPFLIPPRITTFPAWAATVPSSAPLLPDSRRAALLYQALRAGARFDAADLWGVCDELLRLFDELTLHAVHLPHSLAAFTEQLRAAYQAKSGRGLDFEARLIHELWYALAADAHGAQDATARYTLQLAALAETAAAPLFVVGLPGCSPLEQACLTRYAERQPLVVIAPDTASAVLDVLAAAWPADAHAPPIKQRAHAMRNAQSASPLAGRLACFGAASLEQEAQACATQVQLWLAEGKQRIAVIVQDRLSARRARALLERAQILVADETGWTLATTAASTVLMRWLEALTGGFRFEDVLDLLKSPYLLADRDAATRSQAAWQLESALRRHGPAAGLNGLKTRLGNLAEHGAALGALERLQQAAAVLPARTELTLADWLARLANSLNALGAHERLVHDAAGQQVLALLARREHELLPDSGRFQLAEFRRWLGGELERAVFVDTGIDSPVVFTHLAATRLRDFDAALILGADAAHLPGNAGVSVFFNQRVRRELGLPTQEDSLKQAQYDLVQLIANVAHIRVLWRAWQDGEHNPVSPWFERLQTLHQLAWNDDLADTRLAALLPHAQVTAPAPAPLPALTRVPRPVLNSAQVPARISVSAYNSLLACPYQYFARQVLRLNALDEIRSDLAKADYGQLVHAILHRFHQTHPVTTGIPPEVLAADLLQLTGDAFAPVLADDYFAHAWQYRWTAQIPHYVAWQLAREQEGWRWQAGEIDATTTFDLDNGQQITLYGRLDRVDSLQASRAVLDYKTGNTAGLKEKAKTPGEDTQLPAYALLLGNDVGQAAFVALDGKQKIETLPLDAEPDAAAIATRERLVRMFEQLHASAALPAQGADSACQWCEMRGLCRKDYWPEVDA from the coding sequence ATGATTAAATGCGCCGCCCAGCGCATCCTGGCGCAGCTGGCAGATGATTTGCCTGATCTGTCGCGCGCCTGCGTCCTCGTCCCCAATTTTCATGCCGCGCGGCGGCTCGAGCAGGCTCTCGCCGCGCATTGCGGCCTGCCGTTTCTCATCCCGCCACGCATCACCACCTTCCCGGCCTGGGCCGCGACTGTGCCGAGCAGCGCCCCGCTCCTGCCGGACAGTCGCCGCGCCGCGCTGCTGTATCAGGCACTCAGGGCAGGCGCCCGGTTCGACGCCGCTGATTTATGGGGCGTGTGCGACGAACTGTTGCGCCTGTTCGACGAACTCACCCTGCATGCAGTGCATCTGCCCCACAGCCTGGCCGCATTTACCGAACAGTTGCGCGCCGCCTACCAGGCCAAGAGCGGACGCGGACTGGATTTTGAAGCGCGCCTGATCCACGAACTGTGGTACGCACTGGCCGCCGATGCCCACGGCGCGCAGGACGCCACGGCGCGTTACACCTTGCAGCTGGCGGCCCTGGCCGAAACCGCGGCGGCGCCGTTGTTCGTCGTGGGGCTGCCGGGCTGTTCGCCGCTGGAACAGGCCTGCCTCACCCGTTATGCCGAGCGCCAGCCGCTCGTCGTCATTGCCCCCGACACCGCCAGCGCTGTCCTCGACGTGCTGGCCGCCGCGTGGCCCGCCGACGCTCACGCCCCACCCATCAAACAGCGCGCGCACGCCATGCGCAACGCCCAGTCTGCCAGCCCGCTGGCCGGGCGCCTCGCCTGCTTCGGCGCCGCCAGTCTGGAACAGGAAGCGCAAGCCTGCGCTACCCAGGTGCAGCTGTGGCTGGCCGAGGGCAAACAGCGCATTGCGGTCATCGTGCAGGACCGGCTCAGCGCGCGCCGTGCCCGCGCCCTGCTGGAACGTGCGCAAATTCTGGTGGCCGACGAAACCGGCTGGACCCTCGCCACCACCGCCGCCAGCACGGTGCTGATGCGCTGGCTGGAAGCGCTCACCGGCGGCTTTCGCTTCGAGGACGTGCTCGACCTGCTGAAATCGCCTTACCTGCTGGCCGACCGGGATGCCGCCACGCGCAGCCAGGCCGCCTGGCAACTGGAATCCGCGCTGCGCCGCCACGGCCCGGCAGCCGGCTTGAACGGGCTCAAAACGCGCCTCGGCAATCTCGCTGAACACGGCGCCGCGCTCGGCGCGCTGGAACGCCTGCAGCAGGCAGCCGCGGTATTGCCGGCGCGCACCGAGCTCACACTGGCCGACTGGCTGGCACGGCTCGCCAACAGCCTGAACGCGCTGGGCGCGCACGAGCGCCTGGTGCACGATGCGGCGGGCCAGCAGGTGCTAGCGCTGCTGGCCCGCCGCGAACACGAGTTGCTGCCCGATAGCGGGCGCTTTCAACTCGCCGAATTCCGGCGCTGGCTGGGCGGCGAACTGGAACGCGCGGTATTTGTCGACACCGGCATCGACAGTCCGGTGGTGTTCACCCATCTGGCGGCCACGCGCCTGCGCGATTTCGACGCCGCGCTGATCCTCGGCGCCGACGCCGCCCACCTGCCCGGCAATGCCGGCGTCTCGGTGTTTTTCAACCAGCGCGTGCGCCGTGAGCTGGGCCTGCCCACCCAGGAGGACAGCCTGAAGCAGGCCCAGTACGATCTGGTCCAGCTCATCGCCAATGTGGCGCACATCCGCGTGCTCTGGCGCGCCTGGCAGGATGGCGAGCACAACCCGGTGAGCCCGTGGTTCGAGCGGCTGCAAACTTTGCACCAATTAGCCTGGAATGACGATCTGGCCGACACCCGCCTCGCCGCGCTGCTGCCTCATGCCCAGGTCACCGCGCCCGCACCCGCGCCGCTGCCAGCACTCACCCGGGTGCCGCGCCCGGTCCTCAACAGCGCGCAGGTGCCAGCCAGAATCAGCGTCAGTGCCTACAACAGCCTGCTGGCTTGCCCGTATCAGTATTTCGCGCGCCAGGTATTGCGCCTGAATGCGCTCGACGAAATCCGCAGCGACCTGGCAAAAGCCGACTACGGCCAGCTGGTTCATGCCATCCTGCATCGCTTCCACCAGACGCACCCCGTAACCACCGGCATCCCGCCCGAGGTGCTTGCAGCCGACCTGCTCCAGCTCACCGGGGATGCTTTCGCCCCGGTGCTGGCGGACGACTACTTCGCCCACGCCTGGCAGTACCGATGGACGGCACAGATTCCGCATTACGTGGCGTGGCAACTGGCGCGCGAGCAGGAGGGCTGGCGCTGGCAAGCGGGCGAGATCGATGCAACAACAACCTTCGATCTCGACAACGGCCAGCAAATCACCCTGTACGGACGGCTGGACCGCGTGGACAGCCTGCAGGCGAGCCGTGCCGTACTCGACTACAAGACGGGGAATACAGCCGGACTCAAGGAAAAGGCCAAAACCCCGGGCGAAGACACCCAGCTTCCCGCCTATGCGCTGCTCTTGGGCAACGACGTCGGCCAGGCGGCGTTTGTGGCACTCGACGGCAAACAAAAAATCGAAACGCTGCCGCTGGATGCCGAACCGGATGCAGCAGCCATTGCCACGCGCGAACGCCTGGTGCGCATGTTCGAGCAGTTACACGCCAGCGCAGCGTTACCCGCCCAGGGTGCCGACAGCGCGTGCCAGTGGTGCGAAATGCGCGGCCTGTGCCGCAAGGATTATTGGCCGGAGGTGGACGCGTGA
- a CDS encoding UvrD-helicase domain-containing protein → MTPGEFNRTALNPRQAVVVEACAGSGKTWLLVSRMVRLLLDEVAPSEILAITFTRKAAREMRARLDDWLRFMATAEDDAVRAFLAERALPPETIEALLPRARGLFEAVLNAQPGITISTFHAWFLTVIERAPLEAGLAGFSLAEQTHALEAAAWDALADDLARAPTAPLALAMQGLLADIGLYNTRALLSAFLARRGEWWAFTEGQPDRAAYAVAQLEAALPVAPDADVAGALLGDAAWVALMWEYLKLLGQHTPTSIKMAQTCELALSANASADDCFDTLCAAILTQHGEIRKTLSYSVTHAKKMGECALLRLLELHQTVGARLMAAQAARQTQRVYQFNRQALRLGDALLEHYQALKHARRVLDFADVEWQVARLLSDSDQAEYLQYKLDARYRHILLDEFQDTNPLQWRVLQSWFDTAEQAGRMPTVFLVGDPKQSIYRFRGAEAQLFDLAGNYLTGRGAAYLTQHTTRRSAPPVVQAVNQTFAAVKNEYALFRPHAAHDAQRAGRVEVLALAQAPEQAVIEHGYRNPLTTPYSDADTGVRELEAQQLARRLNQIIGHWLIDDETTGARRAEYRDVMILVRSRTHLPVYERALKAARIPFATTRRGGLLDALEVGDLLSLLAFLTTPDADLHLARVLRAPLFDCADTDLLMLAGAEGDTWRQRLRTLVHNGHASPALQRAATLLTDWHTRAGRLPVHDLLDNIYFTGEVQARYAAAAPTALIPGIHANLDALMELALTIEGGRYPSLPRFLHEIDLLQQTGNDASPDEGKTAQLDNAVTLHTIHGAKGLEAPIVWLLDAGARKARTDAYTVLTDWPPGAARPAHFSVYGDKTLRASFQADFFDAEARHAQRENFNLLYVAMTRARQALIVSGASSKSQNDNWHGQILAALRTDADAASVTFGADLDAPMPASTPVVPAPATLAALSAGLNQPQPTGRRIAPVGSSEISYGIVLHAILERITPPARAPAAMALKTELGNPAEFDSAWQHAQRLLGTPLLARFFDPGQYCFAHNELTYLDAHGESRRIDRVVGLADAVWVLDYKSGSDASAAQLATRHRAQLEDYRTAIRHLHPGQPVRCAVIAADGRMIEIE, encoded by the coding sequence GTGACGCCTGGCGAATTCAATCGGACTGCGCTCAACCCGAGACAGGCCGTCGTCGTCGAAGCGTGCGCCGGCAGTGGCAAGACCTGGCTGCTGGTGTCGCGCATGGTGCGGCTGTTGCTGGACGAGGTAGCGCCGTCGGAAATTCTGGCGATTACCTTTACACGCAAGGCGGCACGCGAGATGCGTGCGCGCCTGGATGACTGGCTGCGTTTCATGGCGACGGCTGAAGACGACGCGGTGCGCGCTTTTCTGGCCGAGCGTGCGCTGCCGCCGGAGACAATTGAAGCCTTGCTGCCACGTGCGCGCGGCCTGTTCGAAGCAGTCCTCAACGCACAGCCGGGCATCACCATCAGCACTTTCCACGCCTGGTTCCTGACGGTGATCGAGCGTGCCCCGCTGGAGGCCGGGCTGGCAGGCTTCTCCCTGGCCGAGCAGACGCATGCGCTGGAAGCCGCGGCCTGGGATGCGCTGGCCGATGATCTGGCGCGCGCGCCGACCGCACCGCTGGCGCTGGCCATGCAAGGCCTGCTGGCCGATATCGGCCTGTACAACACCCGCGCACTATTGTCGGCGTTCCTGGCCCGGCGCGGCGAGTGGTGGGCGTTTACGGAAGGGCAGCCAGACCGCGCGGCCTACGCCGTCGCGCAGCTGGAGGCGGCCCTGCCGGTGGCGCCCGACGCCGATGTGGCGGGCGCGCTGCTGGGTGACGCGGCTTGGGTAGCGTTGATGTGGGAATATCTCAAATTACTCGGCCAACACACCCCAACCAGCATCAAAATGGCGCAAACCTGCGAGCTCGCTTTGTCAGCCAACGCCAGCGCCGACGACTGTTTTGATACATTGTGTGCAGCGATACTGACGCAACATGGCGAGATTAGAAAAACGCTCAGCTATAGCGTCACGCACGCTAAAAAAATGGGTGAGTGCGCATTATTACGGCTGCTGGAACTGCACCAAACCGTCGGCGCACGCCTGATGGCTGCCCAGGCCGCGCGTCAGACGCAACGCGTGTACCAGTTCAACCGCCAGGCATTGCGCCTCGGTGACGCGCTGCTGGAACATTACCAGGCACTGAAGCACGCGCGCCGGGTACTGGATTTTGCCGATGTGGAATGGCAAGTCGCCCGACTATTGAGCGATTCGGACCAGGCCGAATACCTGCAATACAAGCTCGACGCGCGTTACCGGCACATTTTGCTGGACGAGTTCCAGGACACCAATCCGCTGCAATGGCGCGTGCTGCAGAGCTGGTTTGATACCGCAGAACAGGCCGGGCGGATGCCCACCGTATTCCTGGTGGGCGACCCCAAGCAGTCGATTTACCGTTTTCGCGGCGCCGAGGCGCAGCTGTTTGACCTGGCCGGCAATTACTTGACCGGGCGCGGCGCGGCCTACCTCACCCAGCACACCACGCGCCGCAGTGCGCCGCCAGTAGTGCAGGCGGTGAACCAGACTTTTGCCGCGGTGAAAAATGAATACGCCCTGTTCAGACCTCACGCTGCGCACGATGCGCAGCGCGCCGGCCGGGTCGAAGTGTTGGCGCTGGCGCAGGCGCCGGAGCAGGCCGTTATCGAGCATGGCTACCGCAATCCGCTCACCACGCCATACAGCGATGCCGACACCGGGGTGCGTGAACTGGAAGCGCAGCAACTGGCGCGACGCCTGAACCAGATCATCGGCCATTGGCTGATTGACGACGAAACAACCGGCGCGCGCCGTGCCGAATACCGCGATGTCATGATCCTGGTGCGCAGCCGCACCCATCTGCCGGTGTATGAGCGCGCGCTCAAGGCGGCACGCATTCCGTTCGCCACCACGCGCCGCGGCGGGCTGCTGGATGCGCTGGAAGTGGGCGATTTATTGAGCCTGCTGGCGTTCTTGACCACCCCTGACGCCGACCTGCACCTGGCGCGCGTGCTGCGCGCACCGCTGTTCGATTGCGCTGATACCGACTTGCTGATGCTGGCAGGCGCTGAGGGCGACACCTGGCGGCAGCGCCTGCGCACCCTGGTACACAACGGGCACGCCAGCCCGGCATTGCAGCGTGCCGCCACACTGTTGACCGATTGGCACACCCGGGCCGGGCGCCTGCCGGTGCACGATTTGCTCGACAATATTTACTTTACCGGCGAGGTGCAGGCACGCTATGCCGCCGCCGCGCCAACCGCGCTGATCCCCGGCATCCATGCCAATCTGGACGCGCTGATGGAACTGGCGCTGACTATCGAAGGGGGGCGTTACCCAAGCCTGCCGCGCTTTTTGCACGAGATTGATCTGCTGCAGCAAACCGGCAACGATGCCAGTCCGGACGAAGGCAAAACCGCGCAGCTGGACAATGCCGTCACCCTGCACACCATCCACGGCGCCAAAGGGCTGGAAGCGCCAATCGTCTGGCTGCTCGACGCCGGTGCGCGCAAAGCCAGAACCGATGCCTATACCGTGCTCACCGACTGGCCACCGGGCGCGGCGCGGCCTGCACATTTTTCGGTGTATGGTGATAAAACCCTGCGCGCCTCGTTCCAGGCCGATTTTTTCGACGCCGAAGCGCGCCACGCCCAGCGCGAAAATTTCAATCTGCTGTATGTCGCGATGACCCGCGCGCGCCAGGCGCTCATCGTCAGCGGCGCGTCCAGCAAGTCACAAAACGACAACTGGCATGGCCAGATTCTGGCTGCGCTGCGCACCGATGCCGACGCCGCAAGCGTCACGTTCGGCGCCGATCTCGACGCTCCGATGCCTGCGTCAACGCCAGTCGTGCCGGCGCCCGCCACGCTTGCCGCCTTGTCCGCCGGCCTCAATCAGCCACAGCCCACCGGGCGCCGCATCGCGCCGGTGGGCAGCAGTGAGATCAGCTACGGCATCGTGCTGCACGCCATTCTGGAACGCATCACCCCTCCCGCCCGCGCACCCGCTGCTATGGCCCTGAAAACCGAACTGGGCAACCCGGCAGAATTCGACAGTGCCTGGCAACACGCCCAGCGGCTGCTTGGCACGCCGCTGCTGGCGCGCTTTTTCGACCCCGGCCAATACTGCTTTGCACATAATGAACTGACGTATCTCGACGCCCATGGCGAGTCGCGGCGTATCGACCGTGTGGTGGGCTTGGCAGACGCAGTCTGGGTGCTCGATTACAAATCCGGCAGCGACGCCAGCGCTGCACAACTCGCCACCCGTCACCGTGCCCAGCTGGAGGATTACCGTACCGCGATCCGCCATCTTCACCCCGGCCAGCCCGTGCGCTGCGCGGTGATTGCCGCAGATGGACGGATGATCGAGATTGAATAG
- the fdxA gene encoding ferredoxin FdxA: MTYVVTENCIKCKYTDCVDVCPVDCFREGPNFLVIDPDECIDCTLCVAECPAEAIFAEDDVPADQQHCTALNAELAALWKPIIERKDPPADADEWNGKPGKLPLLER; the protein is encoded by the coding sequence ATGACTTACGTCGTCACTGAAAACTGCATCAAATGTAAATATACCGACTGTGTGGATGTCTGCCCAGTGGATTGTTTCCGCGAAGGCCCCAATTTTCTGGTGATCGATCCCGACGAGTGCATTGACTGCACCCTGTGTGTGGCTGAGTGCCCGGCGGAAGCCATCTTCGCCGAGGATGACGTACCCGCAGACCAGCAGCACTGCACCGCGCTCAACGCCGAGCTGGCCGCGCTCTGGAAGCCTATCATTGAACGCAAAGACCCGCCCGCCGATGCGGACGAGTGGAACGGCAAACCCGGCAAGCTGCCACTGCTGGAACGCTAG
- the trxA gene encoding thioredoxin TrxA has product MIEHIHYVTDDSFEEEVLQSTLPVLVDYWADWCGPCKMIAPILDEVAKEYSGRLKIAKLNIDENQATPPKFGIRGIPTLMIFKNGNVEATKVGALSKSQLTAFVDSNI; this is encoded by the coding sequence ATGATCGAGCATATTCACTACGTCACCGACGACTCCTTTGAGGAAGAGGTATTGCAATCCACCTTGCCAGTGCTGGTGGACTACTGGGCAGACTGGTGCGGGCCGTGCAAAATGATTGCGCCGATTCTCGACGAAGTGGCTAAAGAATACTCAGGCCGTCTTAAAATCGCCAAACTCAACATTGACGAAAACCAGGCCACCCCACCCAAATTCGGCATTCGCGGTATCCCCACCCTGATGATTTTCAAGAACGGCAACGTCGAAGCCACCAAAGTCGGCGCACTGTCAAAATCACAATTGACGGCTTTTGTTGACAGCAATATCTAG
- the rpmE gene encoding 50S ribosomal protein L31 yields MKADIHPNYPEITVVCSCGNKFTTRSTMSKDLHVEVCSECHPFYTGKQKIVDTAGRVEKFRQKYGIK; encoded by the coding sequence ATGAAAGCCGATATTCACCCCAACTACCCAGAAATCACTGTCGTATGCAGCTGCGGCAACAAGTTCACCACGCGTTCCACCATGTCTAAAGACCTGCATGTTGAAGTGTGCTCGGAATGTCATCCGTTCTACACCGGCAAGCAGAAGATCGTCGACACCGCGGGCCGCGTCGAGAAATTCCGCCAGAAATACGGTATTAAATAA